Proteins encoded together in one Kutzneria kofuensis window:
- a CDS encoding 3-dehydroquinate synthase family protein, translated as MTTTIPVRLGERSYDVLVGPGVRTAVADVIRRLGAKRAVVVSARPKEWVPDTGVETLQLPARDGEPDKRLSTVEALCGEFVRFGLTRSDVVVSCGGGTTTDTVGLAAALYHRGVAVIHLPTSLLAQVDASVGGKTAVNLPEGKNLVGAFWQPSAVLCDTDYLSTLPRREILNGLGEIARCHFIGAGDLRGLPLEEQIAASVTLKAGVVAEDERDSGKRHLLNYGHTLGHALELATGFGLRHGEAVAIGTVFAGRLAGVLGRIDQSRVDEHLAVVGHYGLPTALPEDVDPDGLVRQMHRDKKALSGLGFVLDGPAGAELVTDVPEDAVFRALAQMPRAPLDKLIGAVTA; from the coding sequence GTGACGACAACGATCCCGGTCCGCCTGGGGGAGCGCTCGTACGACGTGCTCGTCGGGCCGGGCGTGCGCACGGCGGTCGCCGACGTGATCCGGCGGCTGGGCGCGAAGCGGGCCGTCGTGGTGTCGGCCCGTCCGAAGGAGTGGGTGCCCGACACCGGAGTGGAGACGCTGCAGCTGCCGGCCCGGGACGGCGAGCCGGACAAGCGACTGTCCACAGTAGAAGCTCTGTGCGGCGAGTTCGTGCGGTTCGGGCTCACCCGCTCGGACGTCGTCGTCTCCTGCGGTGGCGGCACGACCACCGACACGGTCGGCCTCGCTGCGGCGCTGTACCACCGAGGCGTGGCCGTGATCCACCTGCCCACGTCACTGCTCGCGCAGGTGGACGCCAGCGTCGGTGGCAAGACGGCGGTGAACCTGCCCGAGGGCAAGAACCTCGTCGGCGCGTTCTGGCAGCCCAGCGCGGTGTTGTGCGACACCGACTACCTGTCGACCCTGCCGCGGCGCGAGATACTGAACGGCCTCGGGGAGATCGCCCGCTGCCACTTCATCGGCGCCGGTGACCTGCGCGGGCTGCCGCTCGAAGAGCAGATTGCCGCCAGCGTCACCCTCAAGGCCGGGGTCGTGGCGGAGGACGAGCGGGATTCCGGCAAGCGGCACCTGCTCAACTACGGCCACACCCTGGGCCACGCGCTCGAACTGGCCACCGGATTCGGGCTGCGCCACGGCGAAGCGGTCGCCATCGGCACGGTCTTCGCCGGCCGGCTGGCCGGCGTGCTGGGCCGAATTGATCAGTCCCGAGTGGACGAACATCTCGCGGTCGTCGGCCACTACGGCCTGCCCACCGCGCTGCCCGAGGACGTCGACCCCGACGGCCTCGTCCGGCAGATGCACCGGGACAAGAAGGCGCTCAGCGGCCTCGGCTTCGTCCTGGACGGGCCTGCCGGCGCGGAGCTCGTGACCGACGTGCCGGAGGATGCCGTGTTCCGCGCCCTCGCCCAGATGCCCCGAGCCCCGCTGGACAAGCTCATCGGGGCCGTGACGGCATGA
- a CDS encoding 3-deoxy-7-phosphoheptulonate synthase, producing the protein MRRFPCGDRHLTRLLTEALARPAVQQPCWPDPERAAAVVDHLHSAAPIVSPHETARLTEQLAAVARGQAFLLQGGDCAETFADNTEPHLRANLETLQQMAAVLAEAAGMPVVQIARMAGQYAKPRSNPVDGHGLPVYRGDIINSADATPEARTPDPDRMLLAHANAAGAMDLVRELGGGEVYVSHEMLLLDYERAVLWADNTGTEPRVASGLAHFLWIGERTRQLDGAHIAFAELLSNPIGLKIGPGVTPELAAEYVERLDPHGTPGRLTLVSRMGHELVRDVLPPIVDKVTASGHEVVWQCDPMHGNTSTSGNGYKTRHFDHVVSEIAGFFDVHRGLGTHPGGIHVEVTGEDVTECLGGASGIAEADLPARYRTACDPRLNAEQSLDLAASVAELLLDRRRVQEGV; encoded by the coding sequence ATGAGACGTTTCCCTTGCGGCGACCGACATCTGACCCGGTTGCTGACCGAGGCGCTGGCCCGACCCGCCGTACAGCAGCCATGCTGGCCGGACCCGGAGCGCGCCGCCGCCGTCGTCGACCACCTGCACAGCGCGGCGCCGATCGTGTCGCCGCACGAGACGGCCCGGCTGACCGAGCAGCTCGCGGCCGTCGCGCGCGGCCAGGCTTTCCTACTCCAGGGCGGTGACTGCGCCGAGACCTTCGCCGACAACACCGAGCCGCACCTGCGCGCCAACCTGGAGACGCTGCAGCAGATGGCGGCCGTGCTCGCCGAGGCGGCGGGCATGCCGGTGGTCCAGATCGCCCGTATGGCTGGCCAGTACGCCAAACCGCGGTCCAATCCCGTCGACGGGCACGGCCTGCCGGTCTACCGCGGCGACATCATCAACTCCGCCGACGCCACGCCCGAGGCTCGAACTCCCGATCCGGACCGGATGCTGCTCGCGCACGCCAACGCCGCCGGCGCGATGGACCTGGTCCGCGAGCTGGGCGGCGGCGAGGTCTACGTCAGCCACGAAATGCTGCTGCTGGACTACGAACGCGCCGTGCTGTGGGCGGACAACACCGGCACCGAGCCCCGAGTGGCCAGCGGGCTGGCGCACTTCCTGTGGATCGGTGAACGCACCCGCCAGCTCGACGGCGCCCACATCGCCTTCGCCGAGCTGCTGTCCAACCCGATCGGCCTCAAAATCGGCCCGGGTGTCACGCCGGAACTGGCCGCCGAGTACGTGGAGCGGCTGGACCCGCACGGGACGCCGGGCCGGCTGACATTGGTGTCCCGCATGGGACACGAGCTCGTCCGCGACGTGCTGCCGCCGATCGTGGACAAGGTCACCGCCTCCGGGCACGAGGTGGTCTGGCAGTGCGATCCCATGCACGGCAACACAAGTACTTCGGGCAACGGCTACAAGACCCGGCACTTCGACCACGTGGTCTCCGAGATCGCCGGCTTCTTCGACGTGCACCGCGGACTGGGCACGCATCCCGGCGGCATCCACGTCGAGGTGACGGGCGAGGACGTGACCGAATGCCTCGGCGGCGCCTCGGGAATCGCCGAGGCCGACCTGCCGGCGCGCTACCGGACGGCCTGCGACCCGCGGCTCAACGCCGAGCAGTCGCTGGACCTCGCCGCGTCCGTGGCGGAGCTGCTGCTCGACCGCCGACGCGTCCAGGAGGGGGTCTGA
- a CDS encoding shikimate dehydrogenase family protein: MTAISGTTRLYVVLGDPVTQVQSPGMMNPLFEQLGIDAVLVPVHAKPEHLDVVVRGLRAAGNVDGIFVTVPHKVAIVALADRCSPMVEITGSANAMRREADGRWYAENFDGLGFVTGLTDAGHDPKGKRITLVGAGGAGSAIAAALLAAGADRLSMCDPDTAKLQALQTRLESHWPDRTVISDTPELAGADIVVNATPLGLKADDPLPFRPDLLSPGCVVADIIMKPRETRLLREAAARGHEVHYGIHMLDGQLDSYRAFYGLDDYQT, from the coding sequence ATGACCGCGATCAGTGGAACCACAAGGCTTTACGTCGTCCTCGGCGATCCCGTCACGCAGGTCCAGTCGCCGGGGATGATGAACCCGCTGTTCGAGCAGCTGGGCATCGACGCGGTGCTGGTTCCCGTGCACGCCAAGCCCGAACACCTCGACGTGGTCGTCCGCGGGCTGCGCGCGGCCGGCAACGTCGACGGCATCTTCGTGACGGTGCCGCACAAGGTGGCGATCGTGGCGCTGGCCGACCGGTGCAGCCCGATGGTGGAGATCACCGGCAGTGCCAACGCGATGCGGCGTGAGGCCGACGGCCGTTGGTACGCCGAGAACTTCGACGGCCTAGGCTTCGTCACCGGCCTGACCGACGCCGGCCACGACCCGAAGGGCAAGCGGATCACGCTGGTCGGGGCCGGCGGCGCGGGCAGCGCCATCGCGGCGGCGCTGCTGGCCGCTGGCGCGGACCGGCTGTCGATGTGTGACCCGGACACCGCGAAACTCCAGGCGCTGCAAACCCGTCTGGAATCGCACTGGCCGGACCGGACCGTCATCTCGGACACGCCGGAGCTGGCCGGGGCCGACATCGTCGTGAACGCGACACCGTTGGGCCTGAAGGCCGATGACCCGTTGCCATTCCGGCCGGATCTGCTGTCACCGGGTTGTGTTGTGGCGGACATCATAATGAAACCCCGCGAAACCCGTCTTCTCCGCGAAGCCGCAGCTCGCGGCCACGAGGTCCATTACGGAATCCACATGCTCGACGGCCAGTTGGACTCCTACCGCGCCTTTTACGGCCTGGACGACTACCAGACCTAG
- the rifK gene encoding 3-amino-5-hydroxybenzoate synthase, whose amino-acid sequence MNARQAPEFPAWPQYDDAERDGLIRALEQGQWWRMGGDEVNSFEREFAEHHGAEHALAVTNGTHALELALQVMGVGPGTEVIVPGFTFISSSQAAQRLGAVTVPVDVDLNTYNIDPAAVAAAITPRTKVIMPVHMAGLIADMDALAKISAETGVAVLQDAAHAHGARWQGKRVGELGSIATFSFQNGKLMTAGEGGAVVFPEGETEKYETAFLRHSCGRPRDDRRYLHQISGSNMRLNEFSASVLRAQLRRLDEQVALRDERWALLSKLLGQIDGVVPQGGDVRADRNSHYMAMFRVPGITEDKRNELVDRLVAAGLPAFAAFRAIYRTDAFWEFGAPDETVEQIAERCPNTDAISQDCIWLHHRTLLAGEPEMHATAEIVAGIVAGA is encoded by the coding sequence ATGAACGCGCGACAGGCACCAGAATTCCCCGCGTGGCCTCAGTACGACGACGCCGAGCGGGACGGCCTGATCCGTGCGCTCGAGCAGGGCCAGTGGTGGCGCATGGGCGGGGACGAGGTGAACTCCTTCGAGCGCGAGTTCGCCGAGCACCACGGCGCCGAGCACGCCCTCGCGGTCACGAACGGCACGCACGCGCTGGAGCTCGCCCTGCAGGTGATGGGCGTCGGCCCGGGCACCGAGGTCATCGTGCCGGGCTTCACGTTCATCTCCTCCTCCCAGGCGGCCCAGCGGCTGGGCGCGGTGACGGTCCCGGTCGACGTCGACCTGAACACCTACAACATCGACCCGGCCGCCGTCGCCGCCGCGATCACGCCGCGCACCAAGGTGATCATGCCCGTGCACATGGCCGGCCTGATCGCCGACATGGACGCGCTGGCCAAGATCTCGGCCGAGACCGGCGTGGCCGTGCTGCAGGACGCCGCGCACGCGCACGGCGCGCGCTGGCAGGGAAAGCGGGTCGGCGAGCTGGGCAGCATCGCCACCTTCAGCTTCCAGAACGGCAAGCTGATGACCGCAGGCGAGGGCGGCGCCGTGGTGTTCCCCGAGGGCGAGACCGAGAAGTACGAGACGGCCTTCCTCCGCCACAGCTGCGGCCGCCCCCGCGACGACCGCCGCTACCTGCACCAGATCTCCGGTTCCAACATGCGGCTCAACGAGTTCTCCGCTTCCGTGCTGCGGGCGCAGCTGCGCCGCCTGGACGAGCAGGTCGCGCTGCGCGACGAGCGCTGGGCACTGCTGTCCAAGCTGCTGGGCCAGATCGACGGTGTCGTGCCGCAGGGCGGCGACGTGCGTGCCGACCGCAATTCCCACTACATGGCCATGTTCCGCGTCCCCGGCATCACCGAGGACAAGCGCAACGAGCTGGTGGACCGGCTCGTCGCCGCCGGCCTGCCGGCGTTCGCGGCGTTCCGCGCGATCTACCGCACCGACGCCTTCTGGGAGTTCGGCGCGCCGGACGAGACCGTCGAGCAGATCGCCGAGCGCTGCCCCAACACCGACGCCATCAGCCAGGACTGCATCTGGCTGCACCACCGCACCCTGCTGGCCGGCGAGCCGGAGATGCACGCCACGGCCGAGATCGTCGCCGGCATCGTGGCGGGGGCATGA
- a CDS encoding Gfo/Idh/MocA family protein: MSVRVAVVGLGWAGRELWLPRFREHADFEVVAAVDADPASRQAFTEETGIPAYPAIDALTAFDIDLAVVAVPNHLHVEVAGALLAAGISVFIEKPVCLTSAEVDVLAAAERTGGMLLAGSAARYRGDVQALHRLLPDLGEIRHVSLGWVRARGVPRAGGWFTQRDKAGGGALFDLGWHLLDTLAFLAGPAAFTQVIGVTSDDFVNAGAWRAAWRQDEPGAAAADVEDTARGFLVREDGISVSLRASWASHQDKDVSLIQVEGSGGIVELRCTFGFSPNRDPEPVLTLAREGTTTRVALPTEPIGVEYGRQVDRLAAMLADPATRGQALAEARPIVSVIENFYASAGSARARRAVPAYQ, translated from the coding sequence GTGAGCGTGCGGGTCGCCGTCGTCGGGCTCGGGTGGGCGGGGCGTGAGCTGTGGCTGCCCCGGTTCCGCGAGCACGCCGACTTCGAGGTGGTCGCCGCCGTCGACGCCGATCCGGCGTCGCGGCAGGCGTTCACCGAGGAGACGGGCATTCCCGCGTACCCCGCGATCGATGCCCTGACCGCGTTCGACATCGACCTGGCCGTCGTCGCGGTGCCGAACCACCTGCACGTCGAGGTGGCCGGCGCGCTGCTGGCCGCCGGGATCTCCGTGTTCATCGAGAAGCCGGTGTGCCTGACCTCGGCCGAGGTCGACGTCCTGGCGGCGGCCGAGCGCACCGGCGGCATGCTGCTGGCCGGCAGCGCCGCCCGCTACCGCGGCGATGTGCAGGCGTTGCACCGGCTCCTGCCCGACCTGGGCGAGATTCGGCACGTCAGCCTGGGCTGGGTCCGGGCCCGGGGCGTGCCGCGGGCGGGCGGCTGGTTCACCCAGCGCGACAAGGCCGGCGGGGGAGCGCTGTTCGACCTCGGCTGGCACCTGCTCGACACGCTCGCCTTCCTGGCCGGCCCGGCCGCCTTCACGCAGGTGATCGGCGTGACGTCGGACGACTTCGTCAACGCTGGCGCGTGGCGGGCGGCGTGGCGGCAGGACGAGCCCGGCGCGGCCGCCGCCGACGTGGAGGACACCGCGCGCGGCTTCCTCGTCCGTGAGGACGGGATTTCCGTGTCGCTGCGGGCAAGTTGGGCCTCGCACCAGGACAAGGACGTCTCGCTGATCCAGGTCGAGGGCAGCGGCGGCATCGTGGAACTGCGGTGCACCTTCGGGTTCAGCCCCAACCGCGACCCCGAGCCGGTGCTGACGCTGGCCCGCGAGGGCACGACCACGCGGGTCGCGCTGCCGACCGAGCCGATCGGCGTCGAGTACGGCCGGCAGGTGGACCGGCTGGCCGCGATGCTGGCCGACCCCGCCACCCGGGGGCAGGCGCTGGCCGAGGCCCGCCCGATCGTCTCGGTGATCGAGAACTTCTACGCGTCGGCCGGCTCCGCGCGGGCCCGGCGGGCGGTGCCCGCGTACCAGTAG
- a CDS encoding HAD-IA family hydrolase: MAYPIVDRPDAEADPSVSVRHAVIFDLDGVVVDSFAVMSEAFAIAYNEVVGDGPAPFKEYRRHLGRYFPDIMRIMNLPLEMEEPFVRESYRLADQVHVFDGILELLLTLRVRGMKLAIATGKTGPRARDLLGQLGLLPFFAHVIGSDEVPRPKPAPDMVFHALDLLGVEPEKAIMIGDAPTDIASAQGAGVAAAAALWAPPDDIGELLAAGPDVVLQRPADLLALCPAVPAVR, translated from the coding sequence ATGGCGTACCCGATCGTCGACCGGCCCGATGCCGAGGCGGATCCCTCGGTCTCGGTCAGGCACGCGGTCATCTTCGATCTCGACGGTGTCGTCGTCGACAGCTTCGCGGTGATGAGCGAGGCCTTCGCCATCGCCTACAACGAGGTGGTCGGCGACGGTCCCGCGCCGTTCAAGGAGTACCGGCGCCACCTCGGCCGGTACTTCCCGGACATCATGCGGATCATGAACCTACCGCTGGAGATGGAGGAGCCGTTCGTCCGCGAGAGCTACCGCCTCGCCGACCAGGTCCACGTCTTCGACGGCATCCTGGAACTGCTGCTCACGCTGCGGGTGCGCGGCATGAAGCTGGCCATCGCCACCGGCAAGACCGGGCCGCGTGCCCGGGACCTGCTCGGTCAGCTGGGCCTGCTGCCGTTCTTCGCGCACGTCATCGGCTCGGACGAGGTGCCCCGGCCGAAGCCGGCCCCGGACATGGTGTTCCACGCGCTGGACCTGCTGGGCGTGGAGCCGGAGAAGGCCATCATGATCGGCGACGCGCCGACCGACATCGCCAGCGCCCAGGGCGCCGGCGTCGCCGCGGCCGCCGCGCTGTGGGCCCCGCCGGACGACATCGGCGAGCTGCTTGCCGCCGGCCCCGACGTGGTGCTGCAGCGGCCGGCCGACCTGCTCGCGCTCTGCCCGGCCGTCCCCGCCGTTCGCTGA
- a CDS encoding ROK family protein: METAHYLGIDVGGTKVALRAENDAGCVQETSFAWAPRLSAARDLDQLAEHVAKMRALLGTPLRAVGVAMPATVDAEGRVTAWPSRPEWTDVDFGAALRKLFPEAAVVCADDGDVGALAEARAAGCDDLLYIGVGTGIGGGLVLRGEPCPGLGRGSFEIGHVIVDLGGARCVCGRRGCLQAIASGPATLRRAELLRGAAVPFDELRDALQDEESWAVTAIDQTCRALAAAVAGVQELVHPQRALIGGGFAAGIPEIIDRVAAHLAALARPGHDPLPVAPAKLGGLSSLHGAVSLARLIGQ; encoded by the coding sequence GTGGAGACGGCCCACTACCTCGGCATCGACGTCGGCGGCACGAAAGTCGCCCTGCGGGCCGAGAACGACGCCGGGTGTGTCCAGGAGACCTCGTTCGCCTGGGCGCCCCGGCTCAGCGCTGCCCGGGATCTCGACCAGCTCGCCGAGCACGTCGCCAAGATGCGGGCACTGCTCGGAACGCCGTTGCGAGCGGTCGGCGTTGCCATGCCGGCGACCGTCGACGCCGAAGGTCGGGTCACCGCCTGGCCCAGCCGTCCGGAGTGGACGGACGTCGACTTCGGTGCGGCGCTGCGAAAGCTGTTCCCCGAGGCGGCCGTCGTCTGTGCGGACGACGGTGATGTCGGTGCGTTGGCCGAGGCGCGGGCGGCCGGCTGTGACGACCTGCTCTACATCGGCGTCGGCACCGGTATCGGCGGCGGTCTCGTGCTGCGCGGCGAGCCGTGCCCCGGGCTCGGCCGGGGATCGTTCGAGATCGGGCACGTCATCGTCGACCTGGGCGGAGCTCGGTGTGTCTGTGGCCGGCGCGGCTGCCTGCAGGCGATCGCCTCCGGCCCGGCCACACTGCGCCGCGCGGAGTTGTTGCGGGGCGCGGCCGTCCCCTTCGACGAGCTGCGGGATGCGTTGCAAGACGAGGAATCCTGGGCCGTCACGGCGATCGACCAGACCTGCCGGGCCCTGGCCGCGGCGGTCGCCGGCGTGCAGGAACTGGTTCATCCGCAACGCGCGCTGATCGGCGGCGGTTTCGCGGCCGGCATCCCCGAGATCATCGACCGGGTGGCCGCGCATCTCGCCGCGCTGGCGCGGCCCGGCCACGACCCGCTGCCGGTCGCGCCGGCCAAGCTCGGCGGCCTGTCTTCGTTGCACGGCGCGGTGTCGCTGGCCCGCCTGATCGGGCAGTGA
- a CDS encoding TetR/AcrR family transcriptional regulator, with product MGERRRGAVLEQALLDASWQELEEGGYARFTMDAVAARAGTSRPVLYRRWSDRLELMRATIVHVLERNRVQAPEDTGSLRGDLLALMREISRTRAQFVTMMGVHLAGYFEESGTNPADLRDAIRYGRPHALDVVYERAAARGEIEPSRLSARIRGLPFTMLQLEMLQTLKPVPDETLEEIIDTVVMPLLRSGGEG from the coding sequence ATGGGCGAGCGGCGACGGGGCGCGGTCCTGGAACAGGCGCTGCTGGACGCGTCCTGGCAGGAGCTGGAGGAAGGCGGCTACGCGCGCTTCACCATGGACGCCGTCGCGGCGCGTGCCGGCACCAGCCGCCCGGTGCTGTACCGGCGCTGGAGCGACCGGCTCGAGCTGATGCGCGCGACGATCGTGCACGTCCTGGAGCGCAACCGGGTCCAGGCGCCCGAGGACACCGGCTCGCTGCGCGGCGACCTGCTGGCCCTGATGCGGGAGATCAGCCGGACGCGGGCGCAGTTCGTCACCATGATGGGCGTGCACCTGGCCGGCTACTTCGAGGAGTCCGGCACCAACCCCGCCGACCTGCGCGACGCCATCCGGTACGGCCGCCCGCACGCATTGGACGTCGTCTACGAGCGGGCCGCCGCGCGCGGGGAGATCGAGCCTTCGCGGCTGTCCGCCCGGATCCGGGGGCTGCCGTTCACCATGCTGCAGTTGGAAATGCTGCAGACCCTCAAGCCCGTGCCGGACGAGACGCTCGAGGAGATCATCGACACGGTCGTGATGCCGCTGCTGCGCAGCGGCGGCGAGGGCTGA
- a CDS encoding DHA2 family efflux MFS transporter permease subunit has protein sequence MSSSSKPASERIDPEVLKLAFTIIVGALAPMFDTTIVSVGINDLARELRAPLGTIQWVSTGYLLAMFVAIPLVGWFQSRLGGKRVWLGSLGLFLVGSVLCALSWDVTSLIVFRVLQGVSAGVMMPMMMTLIMQAARGRNTGRLMATVSLPIALGPILGPVLGGLLLASGIWQLLFLINIPFCVVGLWLAVRNLPEDKPAGDRPPLDVVGILLLPPGAAALIYGLSQIGGAGGFGAPQVLIPLLAGAVLIAVFIVRSLPRGAKALVNISLFGHRSVASSSVLYFLSGATLYGAMLLLPLFWQQARGEDALGAGLLLIPQGIGTLLSRFVAGRYTDKVGARWVALIGFAAVVLTTVPFTFVTADTSNLVLTGLLLLRGLGMGVATIPLASAAYVGLDHASIPSATMIVLIIQQIGGSLGIAVLAVILQRASAGATDLTALTHAFSTTFWWSIGLTALAVPLCLLLPGRPKPAPAAETTAGAEVPAEA, from the coding sequence ATGTCCTCGTCCAGCAAGCCCGCTTCCGAACGCATCGACCCCGAGGTGCTGAAGCTGGCGTTCACGATCATCGTCGGCGCGCTGGCGCCGATGTTCGACACGACGATCGTCAGCGTCGGCATCAACGACCTCGCCCGCGAACTGCGCGCTCCGCTCGGCACGATCCAGTGGGTGAGCACCGGCTACCTGCTGGCCATGTTCGTCGCCATCCCGCTCGTCGGCTGGTTCCAGTCCCGGCTCGGCGGCAAGCGGGTCTGGCTCGGCTCGCTCGGGCTGTTCCTGGTCGGCTCCGTGCTGTGCGCGCTGTCCTGGGACGTCACCAGCCTGATCGTGTTCCGGGTCCTGCAGGGCGTCAGCGCCGGCGTGATGATGCCGATGATGATGACGCTGATCATGCAGGCCGCCCGGGGGCGCAACACCGGCCGGCTGATGGCCACCGTCTCGCTGCCCATCGCGCTCGGCCCGATCCTCGGCCCGGTGCTGGGCGGCCTGCTGCTGGCCTCGGGCATCTGGCAGCTGCTGTTCCTGATCAACATCCCGTTCTGTGTCGTCGGCCTCTGGCTCGCCGTCCGGAACCTGCCGGAGGACAAGCCCGCCGGCGACCGGCCGCCGCTCGACGTCGTCGGCATCCTCCTGCTGCCGCCGGGCGCGGCCGCCCTCATCTACGGCCTGTCCCAGATCGGCGGCGCCGGTGGCTTCGGCGCTCCCCAGGTGCTGATCCCGCTGCTGGCCGGCGCCGTCCTGATCGCCGTCTTCATCGTGCGGTCGCTGCCACGCGGGGCCAAGGCACTGGTCAACATCTCCCTGTTCGGCCACCGCTCGGTCGCCTCGTCCTCGGTGCTGTACTTCCTCAGCGGCGCCACCCTGTACGGGGCGATGCTGCTGCTGCCGCTGTTCTGGCAGCAGGCCCGGGGCGAGGACGCTCTCGGCGCCGGCCTGCTGCTCATCCCGCAGGGCATCGGCACGCTGCTGTCCCGGTTCGTCGCCGGGCGCTACACCGACAAGGTCGGCGCCCGCTGGGTCGCGCTGATCGGGTTCGCCGCCGTGGTCCTGACCACCGTGCCGTTCACGTTCGTCACCGCCGACACGTCCAACCTGGTGCTGACGGGCCTGTTGCTGCTGCGCGGCCTCGGCATGGGCGTCGCCACCATCCCGCTGGCCAGCGCCGCCTACGTCGGCCTGGACCACGCGTCCATCCCCAGCGCCACCATGATCGTCCTGATCATCCAGCAGATCGGCGGCTCGCTGGGCATCGCCGTGCTGGCCGTGATCCTGCAGCGGGCCTCCGCCGGCGCGACCGACCTGACCGCCCTCACCCACGCGTTCAGCACCACCTTCTGGTGGTCGATCGGCCTCACCGCGCTGGCCGTGCCGCTGTGCCTGCTGCTGCCCGGCCGGCCCAAGCCCGCGCCGGCCGCCGAGACCACCGCCGGAGCCGAAGTCCCTGCCGAGGCCTGA
- a CDS encoding cytochrome P450, translating to MSETTLECQRPRPFPLERTSVPEPAGDYRRLRAEQPIIKVSLPTEQEAWLVTRYSDVRALLIDERISADRSHPNFPLRRPVQSVLRKGFSAQAKSLLALDLPEHTAPRRMLANEFTLRRINELRPVIQKIVDDRIDEMLAAGPPADLISDLATQVPSRMICELLGVPLESREFFQDRTLTLQLPGSTPEQQLQAADDLARFLDELVTEKEREPSDDVLGRLVLRNRDTEVYTHDLLVGMAQNLLIGGHETTINAIALGTIGLLQRPDVIAELQSDPDMIVATVEEILRYYPIFDVMVRVAKEDIEIGGVTIKAGDGVVLALGSCNRDEERFADGDTFDARRGDRQHVTFGYGIHQCLGQNLARVELEIVFATLFRRIPTLRLAVDLDEVPFKVTSTITGVFRLPVTW from the coding sequence ATGAGCGAGACAACCCTCGAGTGCCAGCGGCCACGGCCGTTCCCGCTGGAGCGCACGTCGGTGCCGGAGCCGGCGGGCGACTACCGCCGGCTGCGCGCGGAGCAGCCGATCATCAAGGTCTCGCTGCCGACCGAGCAGGAGGCGTGGCTGGTCACCCGGTACTCCGACGTCCGCGCGCTGCTGATCGACGAGCGCATCAGCGCCGACCGCAGCCACCCGAACTTCCCGCTGCGCCGGCCGGTGCAGTCGGTGCTGCGCAAGGGCTTCAGCGCCCAGGCCAAGTCGCTGCTGGCGCTGGACCTGCCGGAGCACACCGCGCCCCGGCGGATGCTGGCCAACGAGTTCACCCTGCGTCGGATCAACGAGCTGCGGCCGGTAATCCAGAAGATCGTGGACGACCGGATCGACGAGATGCTGGCCGCGGGGCCGCCGGCCGACCTGATCTCCGACCTGGCCACGCAGGTGCCGTCCCGGATGATCTGCGAGCTGCTCGGCGTGCCGCTGGAGAGCCGGGAGTTCTTCCAGGACCGCACCCTGACTCTGCAGCTGCCGGGCAGCACCCCCGAGCAGCAGCTGCAGGCCGCGGACGACCTGGCCAGGTTCCTGGACGAGCTGGTCACCGAGAAGGAGCGCGAACCCAGCGACGACGTGCTCGGCCGGCTGGTCCTGCGCAACCGGGACACCGAGGTCTACACCCACGACCTGCTGGTCGGCATGGCGCAGAACCTGCTGATCGGCGGGCACGAGACCACCATCAACGCGATCGCGCTGGGCACCATCGGCCTGCTGCAGCGCCCCGACGTCATCGCCGAGCTGCAGTCCGACCCGGACATGATCGTCGCGACCGTCGAGGAGATCCTGCGCTACTACCCGATCTTCGACGTGATGGTCCGGGTGGCCAAGGAGGACATCGAGATCGGCGGCGTGACGATCAAGGCGGGCGACGGCGTGGTGCTGGCGCTCGGTTCGTGCAACCGGGACGAGGAGCGCTTCGCCGACGGCGACACCTTCGACGCCCGCCGGGGCGACCGCCAGCACGTGACCTTCGGCTACGGCATCCACCAGTGCCTGGGCCAGAACCTGGCCCGGGTGGAGCTGGAGATCGTGTTCGCCACGCTGTTCCGCCGGATCCCCACCCTGCGGCTGGCCGTCGACCTCGACGAGGTGCCGTTCAAGGTCACCTCGACGATCACCGGCGTGTTCCGGCTGCCGGTGACCTGGTAG